A part of Dysgonomonas mossii genomic DNA contains:
- the rhaT gene encoding L-rhamnose/proton symporter RhaT, producing the protein MNTIIGLVIIAIGSLGQSSSYVPINKVKNWSWECFWLIQGIFAWLVFPFVGALLAMPDGLSLFDVYLQESVAVYKSIGYGILWGIGGLTFGLSMRYLGIALGQSLALGTCSAFGTLIPALLKGQDLLSGKGLVLLTGVSIAIAGIAVIGYAGALKSSNMSDDEKKKAVKDFALKKGLLIAILAGVMSACFNLGLEAGAPIKAHILSLGSESLLTLNPIIFLVTIGGFVTNACYCLFQNYKNKSFKDYTTITASNWINNLLFCALAGLLWYSQFFGLGVGQSFFEPESVMMAFSWSILMSLNVLFSNIWGIILKEWQGVKKKTIVILVTGLAILIFSIIYPQL; encoded by the coding sequence ATGAATACAATAATAGGTTTGGTTATAATTGCAATAGGGAGCTTGGGGCAGTCCAGTTCTTATGTTCCGATCAATAAAGTAAAAAATTGGTCATGGGAGTGTTTTTGGCTGATACAAGGTATTTTTGCTTGGTTGGTTTTTCCTTTTGTCGGAGCACTCCTGGCGATGCCGGACGGGCTGTCCCTTTTCGATGTTTATTTACAGGAAAGCGTCGCTGTTTATAAATCTATCGGCTATGGAATTCTTTGGGGAATTGGAGGTTTAACATTTGGCTTGAGCATGCGTTATCTGGGAATTGCTTTAGGGCAGTCTCTCGCTTTGGGTACATGTTCGGCATTCGGAACATTAATTCCGGCTTTGCTCAAAGGGCAAGATCTGCTTAGTGGCAAAGGATTGGTTCTACTTACCGGAGTGAGTATTGCCATTGCAGGGATAGCCGTTATCGGGTATGCAGGAGCATTGAAGTCGAGCAACATGAGTGACGATGAAAAGAAAAAGGCTGTAAAAGACTTTGCCTTGAAGAAAGGTTTACTCATTGCGATATTAGCCGGAGTAATGAGTGCCTGCTTCAATCTAGGACTCGAAGCCGGGGCGCCTATTAAGGCTCACATCCTCTCATTGGGCTCAGAAAGCTTGTTGACTTTGAACCCCATTATATTCCTTGTCACTATTGGAGGATTTGTTACAAATGCATGTTACTGCTTGTTTCAAAACTATAAGAATAAGAGTTTCAAAGATTATACGACAATCACAGCATCCAACTGGATTAATAATCTTCTATTCTGCGCATTGGCAGGGCTATTATGGTATTCTCAATTTTTCGGATTAGGAGTAGGACAAAGCTTCTTCGAGCCGGAAAGTGTTATGATGGCTTTTTCGTGGAGCATCCTGATGTCGCTCAATGTCTTGTTTAGTAATATTTGGGGCATCATACTCAAAGAATGGCAAGGTGTAAAGAAAAAGACGATTGTAATACTTGTAACAGGATTAGCGATTTTGATATTTTCGATAATTTATCCACAACTTTAA
- the rhaD gene encoding rhamnulose-1-phosphate aldolase: MIFNINDKLKEQLDEVAEIAGYLWQKGWAERNAGNISINITDIVGDENKDIPPLSSFQLPKNMIELSGDFFYVTGTGKRMRDVAKDPLKNGSIVRVSKDGNSYDVIAVENVKPTSELASHFSILSSFKKKGSKNRLVLHTHPTDLIALSHIPELKSSEALNDLLWGMHPETFIVVPRGIGLVPYEVPGTTAIAQLTLPVLDKHDIVIWEKHGVFAVGENLTDTFDLIDTLSKSAQIYAFAKTCGYTPEGLTKEQIKGLIEPFNIQI, from the coding sequence ATGATTTTTAATATTAACGATAAGCTGAAAGAACAGCTTGATGAAGTAGCCGAAATTGCGGGTTATCTGTGGCAAAAAGGATGGGCAGAACGCAATGCCGGAAATATTTCAATAAATATAACTGATATTGTCGGAGATGAAAACAAAGACATACCGCCTTTGTCTAGTTTTCAGCTTCCTAAGAATATGATAGAATTGTCCGGTGACTTTTTCTACGTAACAGGAACAGGAAAACGAATGCGAGATGTGGCAAAAGACCCATTAAAAAATGGCTCTATCGTGAGAGTTTCAAAAGATGGCAACTCTTATGATGTTATCGCAGTAGAAAACGTAAAGCCAACATCTGAGTTAGCGTCACATTTTTCTATTTTATCTTCATTCAAGAAAAAAGGTTCAAAGAACAGGCTGGTATTACATACTCATCCAACAGATCTTATTGCATTGTCCCATATTCCTGAGCTGAAAAGCAGCGAGGCTTTGAACGATCTATTATGGGGAATGCACCCTGAAACGTTTATCGTTGTACCTCGAGGTATAGGTCTTGTGCCTTACGAAGTGCCCGGAACTACAGCTATAGCGCAACTAACACTTCCTGTACTCGATAAACATGATATTGTAATTTGGGAAAAGCATGGAGTATTTGCCGTGGGTGAGAATCTGACAGATACATTCGATTTGATTGACACACTTTCTAAGTCGGCACAGATATATGCATTTGCCAAAACTTGCGGATACACACCTGAGGGGTTAACCAAAGAACAAATAAAAGGCCTGATAGAACCTTTTAATATACAGATTTGA
- a CDS encoding AraC family transcriptional regulator, with product MKNSIHLKYLIVNESDQLWGLTINSVGYQSITPQTVYPPRNHPTRYLFSTERGRILDEYQLLYITKGSGKFISNSIETKKSQSVKDGTIFLLFPGEWHNYMPDKNIGWDEYWIGFNGINIDNRVANGFFNQKKPIFQVGLNDQIVALYKQAIEIAAEQKSGFQQMLAGIVNHLLGLAYSLDKNYSYEGSEVINHVNKAKILILENFRDIKPKDIATELNMSYSSFRKVFKEYTGFAPLQYIQELKIQKSKELLTNTAIPVKEIAYLMGFENQEYFFTAFKKKTNITPLEHRRFTQGVWEDKTNNGF from the coding sequence ATGAAAAATTCAATTCATCTGAAATATTTAATAGTGAATGAAAGCGACCAGCTTTGGGGCTTGACAATTAATTCTGTCGGGTATCAGTCTATTACGCCTCAGACGGTATACCCTCCAAGAAATCATCCTACACGCTACTTGTTTTCAACAGAAAGGGGGCGTATACTGGATGAATATCAGTTATTATATATAACAAAAGGGAGTGGAAAATTTATTTCTAATAGCATAGAAACAAAAAAATCCCAATCGGTAAAGGACGGAACTATATTTTTACTTTTTCCCGGAGAGTGGCATAATTATATGCCGGACAAGAACATCGGTTGGGACGAATATTGGATTGGTTTTAACGGAATAAATATTGATAACAGGGTTGCCAATGGATTTTTCAATCAAAAAAAACCAATTTTTCAGGTAGGGTTAAACGATCAGATAGTAGCTTTATACAAACAGGCAATTGAAATAGCAGCAGAACAAAAATCAGGGTTTCAACAAATGTTGGCCGGAATAGTCAACCACTTGTTAGGGCTGGCATATTCTTTAGATAAGAATTATTCCTATGAAGGTTCCGAAGTTATAAATCATGTAAACAAAGCAAAAATACTGATTCTTGAAAATTTCAGAGATATAAAACCGAAGGATATTGCAACCGAATTGAATATGAGCTATTCCAGTTTTCGTAAGGTTTTTAAAGAATACACCGGATTTGCACCTTTGCAATATATTCAGGAGCTAAAAATACAAAAGTCGAAAGAGTTATTGACGAATACCGCTATTCCTGTGAAAGAAATCGCTTATCTGATGGGATTTGAAAATCAAGAGTATTTTTTTACTGCATTCAAAAAGAAAACAAATATTACTCCCTTAGAGCATAGAAGATTTACTCAGGGAGTATGGGAAGATAAAACGAATAATGGGTTTTAG
- a CDS encoding glycosyl hydrolase 2 galactose-binding domain-containing protein — MIYKKLLSVFILLCLLFSVNSCREQEENIHQKINLATNWYIQLSDSIEGKGDFVSSSQQSIENWYRATVPSTVMGVLTANGVFPDIFVGTNIKDIDKTQFDKAFWYRNEFALPELNNNQHVSLCFDGISYYANIWLNGELIASKDSIYGTYRHFSFDVTPHVKSDNNVLAVEVFRARPGDPNTGFADWNPRPADESMGIYRDVYLSITGNVRLNNTYVKPEVNTETLEEAWLTIETEVENLTDQEISGDLVGEIESKEFSYSVTLAPYEKKKVKITSVEAAILHIKNPRLWWCNNMGSPELYNLDLKFKTDNTVSDREDITFGIRQIESYLTKEGYRGFKLNGKNVLLKAAGWTDDIFLRDTPESNEIQVQYVKDMNMNMIRFESFWGTSSNIYDLCDKYGIMAVVGWSCQWEWEAYYGKPCDEMYGCMLTDKEIDLIAQSFATQVLWLRNHPSIISWMPGSDMLPIPKLEEKYLAFLKESDNRIYVGAAKERTSELSGKTGTKMAGPYEYVGPNYWYIDTLYGGAFGYNTETGIGAQLPVLESIKKFIPEDKLWPLNDTWNFHCTTSTAAMNSLKELTTVINNKYGQAKNLEDYLMKADLVNYDGTRAMFEAFRVNIGKTTGIVQWMLNSAWPSLYWQMYDYYKVPTAAYYSVKKANLALQLIYNYGNNSIYAVNEQLKDISGYKAIVQVFDINSTVKEKKEIPLDIRINTSVNILQLAPLKENVFLALEILNQQGEVVADNFYCLSSKPDEYMWDKTDWVHTPAKSYADFKSLSTLKTVELDIQTNKSEEQDNIIYTVEIKNPSDKIAFMVNLKLKDNRGEMITPAFWSDNYISILPGQKKILECKVNKGTISNNNIKLDIKGWNSPLLEVNI; from the coding sequence ATGATTTACAAAAAACTATTATCAGTATTTATATTACTATGTCTTCTTTTTTCGGTAAATTCTTGCCGTGAACAAGAGGAGAATATACATCAAAAAATTAATCTAGCTACCAATTGGTACATTCAATTGTCTGATAGCATAGAAGGTAAAGGAGACTTTGTATCTAGTTCTCAACAGTCGATAGAGAATTGGTATAGAGCAACAGTTCCATCTACGGTGATGGGTGTTCTTACTGCAAATGGAGTTTTTCCTGATATTTTTGTAGGAACAAATATTAAAGATATAGATAAAACCCAGTTTGATAAAGCGTTCTGGTATCGTAATGAATTTGCATTGCCTGAGTTGAATAATAATCAGCATGTATCTCTTTGTTTCGATGGAATATCATATTATGCAAATATTTGGTTGAATGGAGAATTAATAGCCTCAAAAGATTCTATATATGGAACATACCGTCATTTCTCTTTTGATGTAACCCCACATGTAAAATCAGATAATAATGTTTTAGCTGTAGAAGTTTTTAGAGCCCGCCCCGGAGATCCTAATACAGGATTTGCCGATTGGAATCCTCGCCCGGCTGACGAAAGTATGGGAATATACAGAGATGTATATTTATCTATAACAGGTAATGTAAGATTGAATAATACATATGTGAAACCTGAAGTAAATACTGAAACGTTAGAGGAAGCGTGGCTTACAATAGAAACTGAAGTTGAAAATCTTACAGATCAGGAAATTTCAGGAGATTTGGTGGGAGAAATAGAATCGAAAGAATTTTCTTATTCGGTTACTTTGGCTCCTTACGAAAAGAAAAAAGTAAAGATAACATCGGTTGAGGCGGCAATATTACACATCAAAAATCCTCGACTTTGGTGGTGCAATAATATGGGTAGCCCCGAACTTTACAATCTGGACTTAAAATTTAAAACAGATAATACTGTATCAGACAGAGAAGATATAACCTTTGGTATACGTCAAATAGAATCTTATCTGACAAAAGAAGGATATAGAGGTTTTAAACTAAACGGAAAGAACGTTTTGCTAAAAGCAGCCGGATGGACAGATGATATATTCCTGCGCGATACTCCTGAGAGCAACGAAATACAGGTGCAGTATGTCAAAGATATGAATATGAACATGATTCGCTTCGAAAGTTTTTGGGGTACAAGCTCTAATATATATGATTTGTGTGATAAATACGGAATAATGGCTGTTGTAGGTTGGAGTTGCCAATGGGAGTGGGAGGCATATTATGGAAAACCATGTGATGAAATGTATGGTTGCATGCTCACTGATAAAGAAATTGACCTTATAGCACAATCATTCGCCACACAAGTACTATGGTTGCGTAATCATCCGAGTATTATATCTTGGATGCCGGGAAGCGATATGCTTCCGATACCAAAATTGGAAGAAAAATATTTAGCATTCTTGAAAGAATCAGATAACAGAATCTATGTAGGTGCAGCAAAAGAAAGAACAAGCGAACTGTCTGGAAAAACAGGAACTAAAATGGCAGGACCTTATGAATATGTGGGACCAAACTATTGGTATATTGATACTCTTTATGGTGGTGCATTTGGCTACAATACTGAAACAGGAATAGGAGCACAACTTCCCGTTTTAGAATCGATTAAAAAATTTATACCCGAAGATAAATTGTGGCCGTTAAATGATACTTGGAATTTCCATTGTACGACCTCTACTGCAGCAATGAACTCGTTGAAAGAACTCACAACTGTAATAAATAATAAATACGGACAGGCTAAAAATCTGGAAGATTATCTGATGAAGGCTGATCTTGTCAATTACGATGGCACTCGAGCTATGTTTGAAGCATTTAGAGTAAATATAGGCAAAACCACGGGCATTGTTCAATGGATGCTAAACTCAGCATGGCCATCTTTGTATTGGCAAATGTACGATTATTACAAAGTGCCTACGGCTGCTTATTATTCTGTGAAGAAAGCGAATCTAGCGCTTCAGCTAATCTATAATTATGGAAATAATAGTATATATGCCGTTAATGAACAGCTAAAAGATATAAGCGGTTACAAGGCTATTGTACAGGTGTTTGATATAAACTCTACCGTTAAAGAGAAAAAAGAAATACCATTAGATATCAGAATAAATACATCTGTCAATATTTTACAACTAGCCCCTCTAAAAGAAAATGTATTTCTTGCTTTAGAAATATTGAATCAGCAAGGTGAGGTGGTCGCTGATAATTTCTATTGCCTATCTTCTAAGCCAGATGAATATATGTGGGATAAAACCGACTGGGTGCATACTCCTGCTAAAAGTTATGCGGATTTCAAGAGTTTATCTACTTTAAAAACAGTTGAGTTAGATATTCAGACAAACAAGTCAGAAGAGCAGGATAATATAATTTATACTGTAGAGATAAAGAATCCATCAGATAAAATAGCATTTATGGTAAATCTGAAATTAAAGGATAACAGAGGAGAGATGATTACCCCTGCTTTCTGGTCCGACAATTATATAAGTATATTACCCGGACAAAAAAAAATCCTGGAATGTAAGGTAAATAAAGGCACTATTAGTAACAATAATATAAAATTGGATATTAAAGGATGGAACAGCCCGTTGTTGGAGGTTAATATTTAA
- a CDS encoding SusD/RagB family nutrient-binding outer membrane lipoprotein, producing the protein MKTKKIIFACLLGIGLLGTACTNFDSINENPNDATENMYDFDKGNLGKALRNGGVFYDADVQQRIKALGMDVFAQYVGGNSTARVWTPNDGWLSLYWNNYYTDWFASLNIVIANAQKYEGRQNSLALGRIWRVYMQSQFTDFYGPAPFPKSPEDTNPDYESLDKQYEFFFKELDESVKLFDSSKDFLTVEDQIYYGNIAKWKRFANTLRLRLAIKMSEINPELCKTQAQAAYNADGGIMISGDDAALPGVSGVWGQQYVYYMYQVGWSDRQVMMKTMEKILTGIGGMAYAGTAAIHPEKVDPRGERYFDPSPETNTWAGLKAGIQTEPAGERNRVSAMSRTWIIPNDNRKTDLFLYSEACFLMAEAVERGFVTGAGSAKDWYEKGVKASFAKWSLSDSQAVDYLASNDQNLFGTSAKYDDASGNGNTKLEKIITQKYISHYIDLSRESWNDKRRLNLPAMDIPEYRDPGAGTYPNDGNIKNPSNFISRMVYPQSEALNNKSKYEAGVAQLTGGDKTSSPIWWATKKSNYCTSN; encoded by the coding sequence ATGAAAACAAAAAAGATAATATTTGCATGCCTGTTGGGGATAGGGTTACTGGGAACAGCATGTACCAATTTTGATTCAATCAATGAGAATCCGAATGATGCCACTGAGAATATGTATGACTTTGACAAAGGTAACCTGGGTAAAGCTTTACGTAACGGAGGGGTATTCTATGATGCAGATGTACAGCAGCGTATCAAGGCACTAGGGATGGATGTTTTTGCTCAATATGTTGGCGGAAATAGTACAGCCAGAGTCTGGACTCCTAACGATGGTTGGCTATCTCTTTATTGGAATAATTACTATACAGACTGGTTTGCTTCATTGAATATCGTAATTGCTAATGCTCAGAAATACGAAGGACGTCAAAATTCACTCGCTTTAGGTCGTATCTGGCGTGTGTATATGCAATCACAATTTACCGATTTTTATGGACCGGCTCCTTTCCCTAAATCACCGGAAGATACAAACCCTGATTATGAGTCTTTAGATAAACAGTATGAATTCTTCTTCAAGGAACTTGATGAATCTGTAAAATTGTTTGATTCATCTAAAGATTTCCTCACAGTAGAAGATCAGATATATTATGGAAATATAGCTAAATGGAAACGTTTTGCGAATACATTACGGTTACGCCTTGCTATAAAAATGTCAGAGATTAATCCTGAATTATGTAAGACTCAGGCTCAGGCTGCATACAATGCGGATGGAGGTATTATGATTTCGGGCGATGATGCCGCTCTCCCCGGAGTAAGTGGAGTTTGGGGACAGCAATATGTTTATTATATGTATCAGGTTGGTTGGTCGGATCGTCAGGTGATGATGAAAACTATGGAGAAAATATTAACAGGCATTGGAGGCATGGCTTATGCCGGAACTGCGGCTATACATCCAGAAAAAGTAGATCCTAGAGGTGAACGTTATTTTGATCCTAGTCCTGAAACAAACACTTGGGCGGGACTAAAAGCCGGAATACAAACAGAACCGGCTGGTGAGCGAAATAGAGTATCAGCAATGAGTCGTACATGGATTATTCCGAATGATAATCGCAAGACAGATTTATTCCTATACTCAGAGGCTTGTTTCCTTATGGCTGAAGCTGTAGAAAGAGGTTTTGTAACAGGTGCAGGAAGTGCTAAAGATTGGTATGAGAAAGGAGTGAAGGCTTCTTTTGCAAAATGGAGCTTATCAGATAGCCAGGCTGTTGATTATTTAGCTTCTAATGACCAAAATCTTTTTGGTACTTCTGCAAAGTATGACGATGCTTCAGGAAATGGTAATACAAAATTGGAAAAAATAATCACTCAGAAGTATATATCGCATTATATAGATTTGTCGAGAGAATCATGGAATGATAAGCGTCGTCTCAACTTACCGGCAATGGATATTCCAGAATATAGAGATCCGGGTGCAGGAACATATCCAAACGATGGAAATATCAAAAACCCATCAAACTTTATATCTCGAATGGTTTATCCACAAAGCGAGGCTCTGAATAATAAATCTAAATATGAAGCCGGAGTTGCTCAGCTTACAGGTGGAGATAAAACCTCTTCTCCTATATGGTGGGCTACCAAGAAAAGTAACTATTGTACATCTAATTAA
- a CDS encoding TonB-dependent receptor: MKRVILAFLVMFLCTTITVSAQKVTMNLQHAKLEKVLSTIAEQTGYTFAYSQPVVNTDRIVSIEVTNTDLPQVLQKVFSGTNISYEIRDKKILLSEKKDVNQDPKTTQQTQKITVKGIALDEAGEPLIGASVSEKGITNGTMTGVDGDYSLTVPANATLVVTFVGYLSQEIPLNGQKTVDFTLKEDSKMLDEVVVTALGIKRDKKSLGYAMQEVKGDQLTETRDANVANALAGKVAGLQIKQSGTGVTGSSRIVLRGGNSIAGNNQPLVVVDGVPIDSSTGGTDDFWGNHSVDKGSSMADISPDDIESISVLKGPAAAALYGSRAGNGVIMITTKTGKNQKGIGISYNSNLTFERPMQLPKYQNTYGQGENGKYVQNSVGSWGAKMDGSQITDLAGNPTTYSSGDNDLMDFLRTGTTWTNSLDLSSSSDKNSIRVGVMNLRNKGVVPNSSFNKTSATLRATADLTDKLSFDAKITYYTQKTENRIKLAGDPDNIFRNYLLMPRSVHFSDLNRYPDYKFPENTKNPANSADLSGKPVSWTDQYSGLIRNPYWAAYKDTNSDRRDRVLGFGSLKYEFTDWLNIQARYGIDYFSTQYEMRDATGLPYWFAQGQYIMNKETSYEANADVLLTFNKQLSEKVGLLATAGGNLMYRRADGIYGETGPMIIPDFHTLANAGKSSARSALTKKAINSLYATASLSYDNTLYLDVTARNDWSSALSADNRSYFYPSVGTSWLFTESLNKWNIKPSFIDFGKLRLSWAEVGNDTDPYRLLDYLTLGTTYVYNPETDQVETILNGKKSNILNNPDLKNETITSWEAGLELRAFNNRLGLDFAYYTKDATDQILKMNVPASTGYSFKYVNAGKLRNNGVEILLTGTPVKTKDFSWDITLNYSKNKSKIIELADGIETQELQDPSLGSLGIKIVAAAGGTYGDIYGKAYARNDKGELIINENGLPTFGSDFVKLGNYNPDWMGGISNAFHFRNFDFSFQIDGRFGGDVFMGSIQSGTGAGTLKMTESGRDKMVVAGVTASGQVNAIETTAEKYWAQLATGTEPWIYDATNIRLREMSLGYSFPRKMLSKTPFQKIKLSLVGRNLWMIYSKTKGFDPESGYSTSNAQGIEFGSMPTMSSYGFNLNVTF; the protein is encoded by the coding sequence ATGAAACGTGTAATTTTAGCTTTTCTGGTTATGTTTCTGTGTACGACGATAACAGTGTCTGCACAAAAGGTAACTATGAATCTTCAGCACGCGAAGCTGGAAAAAGTTTTATCAACAATTGCCGAACAGACAGGTTATACTTTTGCATATAGCCAGCCTGTAGTCAATACAGATAGAATTGTAAGCATTGAGGTAACAAACACAGACTTGCCTCAAGTGTTGCAGAAAGTTTTTTCTGGAACAAACATCTCTTACGAAATAAGAGATAAGAAAATCCTCCTTTCTGAAAAGAAAGACGTTAATCAGGATCCCAAGACAACACAACAAACTCAAAAAATTACAGTAAAAGGAATTGCTCTAGATGAGGCTGGAGAACCTTTGATTGGTGCCAGCGTGTCAGAAAAAGGCATAACAAATGGAACGATGACAGGGGTAGATGGCGATTATAGCTTGACGGTTCCGGCAAATGCTACATTAGTTGTCACTTTTGTAGGTTATCTCTCTCAGGAGATTCCATTAAATGGTCAGAAGACAGTCGATTTCACTCTTAAAGAAGACTCAAAGATGCTTGATGAAGTTGTTGTAACGGCATTGGGTATTAAACGTGATAAGAAATCACTCGGATATGCTATGCAGGAAGTAAAGGGTGATCAATTAACAGAAACACGTGATGCTAACGTTGCAAATGCTTTAGCCGGAAAAGTAGCCGGGTTGCAGATAAAACAGTCAGGAACAGGTGTTACTGGGTCTAGCCGTATTGTTCTACGTGGAGGAAACTCTATTGCTGGTAATAATCAGCCATTGGTTGTTGTTGACGGTGTACCTATTGATAGCTCAACTGGTGGTACTGACGACTTTTGGGGCAATCATAGTGTAGATAAAGGTTCTAGTATGGCAGATATCTCACCTGACGATATCGAATCGATTTCGGTACTAAAAGGTCCTGCGGCAGCAGCTCTTTATGGGTCACGTGCGGGTAATGGTGTTATAATGATAACTACTAAAACAGGGAAAAATCAAAAAGGAATTGGTATTTCATATAATTCAAACTTGACATTCGAAAGACCAATGCAACTGCCTAAATATCAAAATACATACGGACAAGGCGAAAATGGAAAATATGTTCAGAACTCGGTAGGAAGCTGGGGGGCTAAAATGGATGGTTCGCAAATCACCGATTTAGCCGGAAATCCAACAACTTATTCTTCCGGAGATAATGACTTGATGGATTTTCTTCGAACTGGAACAACTTGGACTAATAGTTTAGATTTAAGTAGTAGTAGCGACAAAAACTCTATACGTGTTGGAGTTATGAATCTTAGAAATAAAGGTGTTGTTCCAAATAGTTCTTTCAATAAAACATCGGCAACACTTCGTGCTACAGCCGATTTAACAGACAAATTGTCTTTTGATGCTAAAATAACATATTATACTCAGAAGACAGAAAACCGTATAAAACTGGCTGGAGACCCGGACAATATTTTCCGTAATTATTTATTAATGCCACGTTCAGTACATTTTAGTGACTTGAATCGTTACCCTGATTATAAATTCCCAGAGAATACAAAGAATCCGGCTAATAGCGCAGATCTTTCAGGTAAGCCTGTTTCTTGGACAGATCAATATAGCGGGCTGATACGAAATCCTTATTGGGCTGCTTATAAAGATACCAACTCAGATAGAAGGGATCGTGTTCTTGGATTTGGATCCTTGAAATATGAGTTTACTGACTGGCTTAATATACAAGCTCGTTATGGAATTGACTACTTCTCTACTCAATATGAAATGAGAGATGCAACAGGGCTTCCTTATTGGTTTGCTCAAGGACAATACATTATGAACAAAGAAACATCTTATGAAGCAAATGCAGATGTATTATTGACTTTCAACAAGCAGTTGTCAGAAAAAGTAGGATTGTTAGCTACAGCCGGAGGTAATCTGATGTATAGACGCGCGGATGGTATTTATGGAGAAACAGGCCCAATGATTATTCCTGATTTTCATACATTGGCTAATGCCGGCAAGTCTTCAGCGAGAAGTGCCTTAACTAAAAAAGCTATCAACTCCTTGTATGCTACTGCTTCATTGTCTTATGATAATACTTTATACTTGGATGTAACTGCTCGTAACGACTGGTCTTCTGCTTTAAGTGCTGACAACCGTTCTTATTTCTATCCTTCGGTAGGTACCAGCTGGCTCTTTACCGAATCATTGAATAAATGGAATATCAAGCCAAGTTTCATTGACTTTGGTAAATTGCGCCTTTCATGGGCAGAGGTAGGGAATGATACTGATCCATATCGATTACTAGATTATTTGACATTAGGAACAACATATGTGTATAATCCTGAAACAGATCAGGTAGAAACGATATTGAATGGTAAGAAATCGAATATCTTAAATAATCCTGACTTGAAAAATGAAACAATTACTTCATGGGAAGCAGGTTTAGAGTTAAGAGCATTCAATAACCGTTTGGGGTTAGATTTTGCTTATTATACTAAAGATGCTACAGATCAGATATTAAAAATGAATGTACCGGCATCAACAGGATATTCTTTTAAATATGTAAATGCCGGCAAGCTGAGAAACAATGGCGTGGAGATTTTACTAACAGGTACACCTGTGAAAACTAAGGATTTCTCATGGGATATTACACTAAACTACTCTAAGAATAAAAGTAAAATTATAGAGTTGGCTGATGGTATTGAAACTCAAGAATTACAAGACCCTTCTTTGGGAAGCTTAGGCATAAAGATTGTAGCTGCAGCCGGGGGCACTTATGGTGATATTTATGGGAAGGCATATGCCCGAAATGATAAAGGTGAGCTTATTATAAATGAAAACGGGTTGCCTACATTTGGTTCTGATTTTGTAAAATTAGGAAATTATAATCCCGATTGGATGGGTGGTATCTCTAATGCATTCCACTTTAGAAATTTTGATTTCTCATTCCAGATCGATGGTCGCTTTGGTGGAGATGTATTCATGGGATCAATTCAATCGGGAACCGGCGCAGGAACTCTGAAAATGACAGAAAGTGGACGTGATAAAATGGTTGTTGCCGGAGTGACTGCTTCGGGTCAGGTAAACGCAATTGAGACCACTGCAGAGAAATATTGGGCACAATTGGCTACCGGCACAGAACCATGGATATATGATGCTACAAATATACGTTTGAGAGAAATGAGTCTTGGATATTCGTTCCCTAGAAAGATGTTATCAAAAACTCCATTCCAAAAGATTAAGCTTAGTTTGGTAGGAAGGAATCTATGGATGATTTACAGTAAAACTAAAGGTTTTGATCCAGAATCCGGATATAGCACAAGTAATGCACAGGGTATCGAATTTGGTTCTATGCCTACAATGAGCAGCTATGGATTTAACCTTAATGTAACATTCTAA